In Dermacentor albipictus isolate Rhodes 1998 colony chromosome 6, USDA_Dalb.pri_finalv2, whole genome shotgun sequence, the following proteins share a genomic window:
- the LOC135902262 gene encoding uncharacterized protein — MAVGRIGEYRLGTNALWDEYVERLKMFCEANEIAKAEQKGAVLPSCCCEEAYGLIMTLVKPSRPTAATYEEIKTAVRTYLHPRPLELYARFLFYKRNQAAEESVADYVTALRKLAEDCAFGDEQLPLDIMMRDRFVCGFQNEAVQQRLLAEHDLMFNFAYDIAATAEVTAKQQRDIRMQGRDEVKDCQGMIQATRTKDLPGFNGQPIHIELKDDAQPVFFKSRPVPLALKDDVGKEVDRLVQQGVWEPVAYSNWATPLVVAPEPVEERLDEARSRSSLKCRLPRQAASYSQTTTTAAGQHGSSRRGKSGPSYPRPGQAAKINMR, encoded by the exons ATGGCCGTCGGCAGGATCGGGGAGTATCGTCTGGGCACAAACGCGTTATGGGACGAATACGTCGAGAGGCTCAAAATGTTCTGCGAAGCTAATGAGATAGCGAAAGCAGAACAGAAAGGAGCCGTCCTGCCGAGTTGTTGCTGCGAAGAAGCGTACGGGCTCATCATGACTCTGGTGAAGCCATCAAGACCAACAGCAGCAACCTACGAGGAAATTAAGACGGCGGTTCGCACTTACCTGCATCCAAGGCCTTTAGAGCTATACGCAAGGTTTTTGTTCTACAAGAGAAACCAGGCTGCCGAGGAATCGGTTGCGGACTACGTCACGGCGCTTCGGAAGCTAGCCGAAGACTGCGCTTTTGGCGACGAGCAGCTCCCGTTGGACATCATGATGCGAGATCGTTTCGTATGCGGCTTCCAGAACGAAGCAGTTCAACAGCGACTTCTCGCAGAGCACGACCTTATGTTCAACTTTGCGTACGACATAGCCGCGACCGCAGAGGTGACAGCCAAGCAACAGCGAGACATACGGATGCAAGGCCGAGACGAGGTGAAGGACTGCCAGGGCATGATACAAGCAACCCGCACGAA GGACCTTCCTGGCTTCAACGGACAGCCAATTCACATCGAACTGAAAGACGACGCCCAACCAGTGTTTTTCAAAAGTCGACCAGTTCCACTGGCCCTCAAGGACGACGTGGGCAAGGAAGTGGATCGCTTGGTGCAACAAGGGGTATGGGAACCCGTCGCGTACTCCAACTGGGCCACACCACTGGTAGTG GCACCGGAACCAGTTGAGGAGCGCCTGGACGAGGCTCGAAGCCGGTCCAGTCTCAAGTGCAGACTACCACGTCAGGCTGCCTCCTACAGCCAGACGACCACAACAGCTGCCGGTCAGCATGGAAGCAGCCGCAGGGGCAAGTCCGGGCCAAGCTACCCAAGACCCGGTCAAGCCGCGAAGATCAACATGCGTTAG